In a genomic window of Candidatus Latescibacter sp.:
- a CDS encoding polysaccharide deacetylase family protein, producing the protein METKIFWMSWSIDCEATQHAVNDPALGARGAAGYADILDANGLKGNFFTLPGDLESNPALYRSIMARGHEIGLHLHPAEEGYCEFAGVMGPEEQSEVTAKARDRWAQVMGMAPLSFCMGYASANDYTYAVLEELGFRYGQVSLPGRRIPETASVWQGAPLTIHYTHRFNRLLSGNMDFVEVPHTIDPESYMWGGKHPQDLRVELVDAKNHWYTIQKAVLRQKDDEAVPVKIIRGVTHNTFDYTDPANFRRQTLLGMIESTRDILENAGCGMQPATLGEIVKTFRNTVPKTDPRDSFKLDRRGYGGKKTV; encoded by the coding sequence ATGGAAACAAAAATTTTCTGGATGAGTTGGTCTATCGACTGCGAGGCGACCCAGCATGCAGTGAACGATCCAGCCCTCGGCGCCCGCGGCGCTGCCGGATACGCCGATATTTTGGATGCGAACGGGCTGAAAGGGAATTTCTTTACCCTTCCCGGCGACCTGGAATCGAATCCCGCTCTTTATCGCTCCATCATGGCGCGTGGGCATGAAATCGGACTTCATCTTCACCCGGCCGAGGAAGGATATTGCGAATTTGCCGGAGTCATGGGGCCGGAGGAGCAGAGTGAGGTGACCGCCAAAGCCCGTGACCGCTGGGCGCAGGTGATGGGAATGGCGCCGCTCTCTTTCTGCATGGGCTATGCCTCAGCCAACGATTATACCTATGCCGTTCTGGAAGAGCTTGGTTTCCGTTACGGCCAGGTCAGCCTTCCGGGAAGGAGAATTCCCGAAACCGCCTCGGTCTGGCAGGGGGCGCCTCTCACCATTCACTATACCCACCGCTTCAACCGCCTTCTGTCCGGGAACATGGATTTCGTCGAGGTTCCCCATACCATCGATCCCGAATCCTACATGTGGGGAGGAAAACACCCTCAGGATCTCCGGGTTGAGTTGGTGGACGCCAAAAACCACTGGTATACGATTCAAAAGGCTGTTCTCCGTCAGAAAGACGACGAAGCTGTTCCGGTAAAAATCATCAGGGGAGTCACCCACAACACGTTCGATTACACCGACCCGGCGAATTTCCGGCGGCAGACTCTCCTCGGTATGATCGAAAGCACGCGGGACATCCTGGAGAATGCCGGATGCGGGATGCAGCCAGCCACCCTGGGCGAGATTGTGAAAACATTCCGGAACACTGTTCCGAAGACCGATCCCCGGGACAGTTTCAAACTTGACCGCCGCGGGTACGGCGGTAAAAAGACGGTGTGA
- a CDS encoding DegT/DnrJ/EryC1/StrS family aminotransferase: protein MEKRTIPYLALGGVYGEDDVQAACAVISAASQPGGNFFPLPEEKEFQDAFAAHEGAACTVAVNSAGTALDLCMMALGIGEGDEVITTPLTFICTATCAIARGAKVFLADINPDTLNLDPYAVESRITPRTKAIIPVHFAGLSCVCARFEEISQRYGVAVIYDAAHAVGAKFRRIPVGGMGKASCYSFQSNKNLTTLGEGGAVATNDAEFAEVVRQMKTFGFIYGSPARVVRVGFNYRMTKPQLAVGLNQLKKIDSIIARKRENFLKMNASLANIEEIIPAPGIDDDHGALMHVARLDTGKVSFTRDSLTTHLRSEWGIGTVLHYPPVWSWEVMEKAGYTSAGCPEAEKACSQIFSLPVFATTTEEEIVYIAQALKESIAELNKR, encoded by the coding sequence ATGGAGAAGAGAACCATCCCCTACCTGGCATTGGGCGGAGTCTACGGCGAGGATGATGTGCAGGCTGCATGTGCGGTTATATCCGCCGCCTCCCAGCCGGGCGGCAATTTTTTTCCGCTCCCCGAGGAAAAAGAATTCCAGGATGCCTTTGCCGCTCATGAGGGAGCAGCCTGTACCGTGGCGGTTAATTCTGCCGGAACTGCGCTCGATCTCTGCATGATGGCGCTGGGGATTGGAGAGGGCGACGAGGTCATCACCACGCCGCTCACATTCATTTGTACCGCCACTTGCGCCATTGCCCGGGGGGCGAAAGTATTTTTGGCTGACATAAATCCGGACACGCTCAATCTGGACCCCTATGCGGTCGAAAGCCGGATCACTCCTCGGACGAAAGCGATCATCCCCGTGCACTTCGCGGGGCTTTCCTGCGTCTGCGCCCGTTTCGAGGAAATCTCCCAAAGATACGGAGTCGCTGTCATCTACGATGCCGCACACGCGGTCGGCGCGAAGTTCCGGAGAATTCCTGTCGGGGGCATGGGAAAGGCTTCCTGCTACAGCTTCCAGTCCAACAAGAATCTTACCACGCTTGGCGAAGGTGGCGCGGTCGCTACGAACGACGCCGAATTCGCCGAGGTCGTCCGTCAAATGAAAACGTTCGGATTCATTTACGGCAGCCCGGCCCGTGTGGTGCGGGTAGGATTCAACTACCGGATGACGAAGCCACAATTGGCGGTTGGTCTTAATCAACTTAAAAAAATCGACTCCATCATCGCCCGTAAACGGGAAAACTTCCTCAAAATGAACGCCTCGCTCGCCAATATCGAGGAAATCATTCCCGCACCGGGGATTGACGACGACCACGGCGCCCTCATGCACGTGGCGAGGCTTGACACAGGGAAGGTATCCTTCACCCGCGACAGCCTGACCACTCATCTCAGGAGCGAATGGGGAATCGGCACTGTACTGCACTATCCGCCGGTCTGGAGCTGGGAGGTCATGGAAAAGGCCGGTTACACCTCCGCAGGGTGTCCGGAAGCGGAGAAAGCCTGCTCCCAGATATTCAGCCTGCCGGTTTTCGCAACTACCACTGAAGAAGAAATTGTGTATATTGCGCAAGCCCTAAAGGAATCCATCGCGGAATTGAATAAAAGATGA